CGCGGACCAAGTCCACCCAGCCGCTGGAAGAGATGCTGGGCAAGTTCTTCGGCGCCGGCGGCGTGGTCGACAACGTGGGCGGCAGCTATGCGGTCAAGGCGAGCTTCACCAACGTCGGCACGCTGTCGGCCGGCGCGCCGGTGAAGATGGCCGGCGTGGTGATCGGCAGCGTGCAGTCGGTGCACGCCGATCCGGTCAAGCTCAACGCCGAAGTGGTGTTGTCGATCGACAAGCGCTACGACGCGATCCCCGACGATTCGGCCGCCGCGGTGTTCACCAGCGGTTTGATCGGCACCCAGTATGTTGCGATCCAGCCGGGCGGTTCACCCGATGCGCTCAAGGACGGTGACGAGATGATCCTGACCCAGTCCGCGATGCAGCTGGAGGACCTGATCGGCAAGTTCCTGGTGAACGGTTCGTCCAGTGACAAGAAAGACGCCGGCAACGGCAGCAAATAGCCCGCCATCCCTGTCGGCTCGACGAGCCGGTACCGCTTGAGGAGTTACCCATGTTGCGCAG
This is a stretch of genomic DNA from Rhodanobacter sp. FDAARGOS 1247. It encodes these proteins:
- the mlaD gene encoding outer membrane lipid asymmetry maintenance protein MlaD produces the protein MSQPRSSYAVGTGLFIVLGFAALAYLATQTSSVANVHQGDSYTVQAQFTNIGQLKERAPVKIAGVRVGQVQSITLKPDHDVADVTLSIDRNYNHIPQDSVATIFTSGLLGDQYVGIEYGSAKQAVAGGGTLARTKSTQPLEEMLGKFFGAGGVVDNVGGSYAVKASFTNVGTLSAGAPVKMAGVVIGSVQSVHADPVKLNAEVVLSIDKRYDAIPDDSAAAVFTSGLIGTQYVAIQPGGSPDALKDGDEMILTQSAMQLEDLIGKFLVNGSSSDKKDAGNGSK